GTGACCTCACTTTCTTGGTTTCACTCTTTTGAGGGTTCATAAACTGATTTATGTGACCTCGCTTTGTTCGTTTCACACTTTCGAGGGTTCATAAATTGATTTATGTGACCTCGCTTTGTTCGTTTCACACTTTCGAGGGTTCATAAACTGATTTATGTGACCTCGCTTTGTTCATTTCACAATGTCGAGGGCTCATAAACTGATTTATGTGACCTCGCTTTGTTCATTTCACAATGTCGAGGGCTCAAAAACTGATTTATGCGACCTCTCTTTGACCTTTTTATTCAAATGAGGGTTCAAAAATGCTCCATCTCTTTTTCCTAGATTTCCAACTTCGCTTTAATCTCTTCAATTTGCTCAAGATGTCTCTTCTCATGCAGCCCGACAAACGGAATCCATTGTTTCAGGCTTAACGGGCCAAATACAGGATGAGGATAGGATTTTTGCTCCAATACACTTTCCTCAACATTAGCGACTGCATTGACTAGTGCTTCACGTGATTTTGCCAGCTTCATTGTTACTTCTTCTAAAGATAAAAAATCCCCAGATGGTTCAATAAAACTTGGAGCTTTCACTTTATGTCGGCGATCAACAGTAAATTGGATAGGTTTGTCCTCTGCTCTTACACTTTGCTCATTCTGTATTTGCTCTGTAATTGCATTTGCAACTACCATTTCAATTAAGAACAAGTGCTCTAACACCTCCATTATTGACCACTTTGTACTATTGGGACGTTTATTTAATTGAGTATCATCAATAGAGCTTACACTTGCTAACAAAGCCTCTCTTACTCTATAATTTTCTTCCAT
The DNA window shown above is from Cytobacillus luteolus and carries:
- a CDS encoding DinB family protein: MEENYRVREALLASVSSIDDTQLNKRPNSTKWSIMEVLEHLFLIEMVVANAITEQIQNEQSVRAEDKPIQFTVDRRHKVKAPSFIEPSGDFLSLEEVTMKLAKSREALVNAVANVEESVLEQKSYPHPVFGPLSLKQWIPFVGLHEKRHLEQIEEIKAKLEI